Sequence from the Pseudomonadota bacterium genome:
CGGTAGTATCTACTACAACAAAAAGCGAACCTGCAACACCTGCAAAGAACCCTGCAATTACTAATGCCAGGAGTTGATGAATTTTGACGTTTATGCCTATCATTTCACAACGTACCGGGTTATCACGTATCCCCTGGAGGGCACTACCAAAAGGGGATTTTATTATTTTATACATCAAAAAAAGGCAGATTAGTGTAACAATAAGCGTAAAGTAATAGGCACCATTTTGGGACGAAATGATCTCAGGTAGTGGAATACCGTGAATACCGTCATCTCCACCTGTAAAAGAGTACCACCTGTAGATTATTATCCACACAAGAGAACCAAGAGAAATCTGAAGCATACCAAAGTAGAGCTTTGAGAGCCTGATGCAAATCCAACCCATAATAAGTCCAAGGATTGCTGCTACTACTGGTCCAACAATAAAACTTAACCATGGGGTAAGTTCTGTCCTCGTGAGCATAAGTGCTGTGCCATAAGCACCAACACCATAAAATACTGCATGGTGAAACTGAAAGATCCCTCCATAACCGAGAACAAGGTTAAGGCTTGTTGCAAGGAGACCGGTGAGTAAAATAATGGATAACAGGTAGATGTAGAACCTTGGTAAAATGAGGGGTAAAAGGAACATGAGAATAAGTACAGCAACCAACCAGATACAATTCTTCCCCTCTAACATGCCTTTCAACATATTGCGCTCCTGATCACCACGTCGATTTGAGAAGCCCTGTAGGTCTAAATAATAACACTACAATCACTGCGGCATAGGGAAAGACAATTCCAAATTGAGACCAGACCAGGATACCCAGCGACTGCGTCAGACCAAAGATGAGAGCGCCAAGAAGCGCTCCCCAGATGCTGCCCAAACCACCTATAATCACAATGAGAAATGCCTCTATAATAAGTGTATGGTCCATTCCCAGCGTTACACTCACCGTAGGTGCAACAAGCACGCCCCCAAGTCCAGCTAACAGGCAGCCAATGACAAACACGATAGCAAATACCCAACTTACATTAATACCAACAGCACCTACCATTTCCCTGTCAACTGCGGCGGCTCTTGAAATTTTTCCTATCTTGGTTTTGTTCACGATAAGCCATAGACCCACTGCTACTATCGGACCAACGAAAAGGAGGAATAGATTATAGAGAGGAAAAGGCAACTCGCCAAATAAATTAACAAATCCCTGAAATACATGGGGCACGGGTACTGATTTGTACTCCGTACCCCATACAATTTTAACAAGGTCACCAAAAACCAGAGACACTGCAAATGTGAGCAAAAGAAGCATGAGGTGTTCCCTCTCATAGAGATACTGAAAAAGCCCCCTTTCTGCTATAAGACTCACAAGTGCTACCCCAAGTGGCGCACCAATCAGCGCTAACCAGAAACCCAGATCTCCACCACCAAAAACCTTGGAGATAGTGAATGCCATAAAGGCCCCTATCATATAAAGGGAGCCATGTGCAACATTTGGAATACGGAGTACCCCCAGTATAAGGCTTAAGCCAGAAGAGACTATGAAAAGGATAACGGTACGGCTCAAACCCACGAAGATCTGGCTCAAGACTCTGGGTGGAATGATCGAGTATATAACGTCCATCTACCTTGCTTCAGAAGATTTATTGTTTATATTTACGCATTTTCCTCATTTCATCACAGGTTGGCATGTAATCCTTACCAGGGATGGTCTCAATGTCAGCAGCTATCAGGAAATCATATTTTGGGTTCTTCTTTGTTACACCGTAGTACATAGGTAAAACAAGCTGATGGTCGCATTTCCTTACCTCTAATTTCCCAACAGGGCTATCAAGTGCCATGCCTTCAAGGGCATTAATGAACCTTTCTTTGTCTACTTTTCCAGCTTTCTTAAAGCCCTCGGCGATGAACTGGGCAGCCATATACCCATAAAGCGCTCCAACCTTAGGAAATCTGTTATAAGCCTTTTTGAATTCTGCTACAAAAGCATTATTTGCAGGTGTATCTGGATAATAGAAGAGATAGTTCGCAGTTCCGTATACACCCTCTGGCGCATTTTGACCCTGCGGTACCAGTGTAGAAGCTTCTATAGCGGTGTGCTGAAAGAAGGGAGCCTTTTTGTTAAAACCAGTTGCCTGAGCTGCCTTCTGAAAATTTACCATTCCAGAACCGCCTGTAGCTACGATTACAAAATCAGGCTTGGCTGCGAGAATCTGTGTAATATAGGGAGTAAAATCTGCCTCACCTACCTTCCACCAGGATTGGCCAATCAGTATGGATTTTGGGTTTACTTTCTGGACGTTCTCCCATACGTTATTTGCAATTGAGTGCCCATACTCATAATCATCACCGGCAATCCAGTACTTCATATATGGTTTTTTGCCAATGGCAATACCGGCAGCCCTGCCTGCCATGAGAGCATTCTCGTTCATACCGAATACGTAACGGTGCCCTTTTTCACCAACAATTTTATCGCTCTTTGAAAAAGTTACCAAAAACGGAACCTTTTCCTTCTTCACAAAATCGGATA
This genomic interval carries:
- a CDS encoding branched-chain amino acid ABC transporter permease; protein product: MLKGMLEGKNCIWLVAVLILMFLLPLILPRFYIYLLSIILLTGLLATSLNLVLGYGGIFQFHHAVFYGVGAYGTALMLTRTELTPWLSFIVGPVVAAILGLIMGWICIRLSKLYFGMLQISLGSLVWIIIYRWYSFTGGDDGIHGIPLPEIISSQNGAYYFTLIVTLICLFLMYKIIKSPFGSALQGIRDNPVRCEMIGINVKIHQLLALVIAGFFAGVAGSLFVVVDTTVFPDMLFWTLSLEVLIMCLLGGWFTFLGPMLGAAIIIALRTFVSTFTVYWALVLGIIMMLVIFFLPNGVLGYMEEKLKRRIIEPVIKE
- a CDS encoding branched-chain amino acid ABC transporter permease is translated as MSQIFVGLSRTVILFIVSSGLSLILGVLRIPNVAHGSLYMIGAFMAFTISKVFGGGDLGFWLALIGAPLGVALVSLIAERGLFQYLYEREHLMLLLLTFAVSLVFGDLVKIVWGTEYKSVPVPHVFQGFVNLFGELPFPLYNLFLLFVGPIVAVGLWLIVNKTKIGKISRAAAVDREMVGAVGINVSWVFAIVFVIGCLLAGLGGVLVAPTVSVTLGMDHTLIIEAFLIVIIGGLGSIWGALLGALIFGLTQSLGILVWSQFGIVFPYAAVIVVLLFRPTGLLKSTW
- a CDS encoding ABC transporter substrate-binding protein — encoded protein: MKKSKWFSIFLVSLFGLFFMCPTSNAANTIKVGIVDTYTGPATTYTNDVLDGFKLAVGKINAKGGVLGKKIEFTTRDEKFKPDIGLAMAKELVLKEKVDILMGTINSATALAISDFVKKEKVPFLVTFSKSDKIVGEKGHRYVFGMNENALMAGRAAGIAIGKKPYMKYWIAGDDYEYGHSIANNVWENVQKVNPKSILIGQSWWKVGEADFTPYITQILAAKPDFVIVATGGSGMVNFQKAAQATGFNKKAPFFQHTAIEASTLVPQGQNAPEGVYGTANYLFYYPDTPANNAFVAEFKKAYNRFPKVGALYGYMAAQFIAEGFKKAGKVDKERFINALEGMALDSPVGKLEVRKCDHQLVLPMYYGVTKKNPKYDFLIAADIETIPGKDYMPTCDEMRKMRKYKQ